The sequence TTCCACGGCTCGTACCAGGTGTCGCGCGCACGCGCCCTGGAACTGATCGCCAAGGGCGAGTTCCTGGCCGAGGAGTCCCGGGAATTCTGGATGCTGGTCGGCGACGAGCGGGTGGGCCTGCTCCGCCTGACCGACTACACGGACCCGACGCCGATGCTCGACCTGCGCATCCGCTCGGCATTCCGGGGCCGCGGCCTCGGCGCCGCCGGCCTGCGCTGGATCACCGGCCACGCGTTCGAGACGCGGCCGGACGTCCACCGCATCGAGGGCAACACCCGGGAAGATAACGTGGCGATGCGCCGCACGTTCCTCAAGTGCGGCTACGTCAAGGAATCGCACTACCGCAAGTGCTGGCCCAGCCCGGAGGGGGTGTACTACGACGGCATCGGCTACGCCATCTTGCGCCAGGACTGGCTGAGCGGCACGACGACCCCGGTGCGCTGGGGGGATTGACGGCGGCCTGCCAGGCAGGTGGTATGCTGAACCGGGCGATGGGGCTCGCCGAATAACCGCTCGAAGAGCTGATGGCTCCTACTTCCCACGAGGGAGTTCGAGCCCATGCACGATTTCTGGCTGACCGCTACGGCCTGGATCGCCCTCGCGCTTGTCGCGAGCCTCATTTCCATCCGTCTGGGGCTGTCGATCGCCCTCGTCGAAATCGTGCTGGGTGTGGTCGGCGGCAACTTCCTTGGCCTGCGCGCCGTCGAGTGGACGGATTTCCTCGCCGGTGCCGGGGCCATCGTCCTGACGTTCCTGGCCGGAGCCGAGATCGATCCGGAATCGCTGCGAAAGGACTTGCGAGCCACGCTCTCGATCGGCGCCGCCTCGTTCCTTTTCCCGTTTCTGGGGGCCGGCGCCTTCGCCTACTGGGTGGGCGGCTGGGATCGGGACGCCGCGCTGATCGCCGGCATCGCCCTCTCGACGACGTCGGTCGCCGTCGTCTATGCGGTCATGGTCGAGACTGGCCTGAATCGGACGCCCCTGGGCAAGCGTATCCTCACCGCCTGCTTCATCACTGACCTGGGGACGGTGGTCGCGCTGGGGCTCTTGTTCGCCCGGTACAACGCCAACATGGTCGTCTTCGTGGCCGCACTCGCGGTGGCGGTCGCCGTGGGCCCGCGAGGCTTCGGGTGGGCCGTGCAGAAACTCGGGAAGCGGGTCTCCGAGCCCGAAGTCAAGCTCCTGCTGCTCGCCCTGTTCGGCTTGGGTGCCCTCGCGACCCTCGCCCGCAGCGAGGCGGTCCTGCCGGCCTATGTCCTGGGACTGGCCCTGGCCGGAGTCTTCCAGGGCGA comes from Candidatus Tanganyikabacteria bacterium and encodes:
- a CDS encoding GNAT family N-acetyltransferase codes for the protein MQVRFEPAAIGDPEGLAAFLAADTWPFHGSYQVSRARALELIAKGEFLAEESREFWMLVGDERVGLLRLTDYTDPTPMLDLRIRSAFRGRGLGAAGLRWITGHAFETRPDVHRIEGNTREDNVAMRRTFLKCGYVKESHYRKCWPSPEGVYYDGIGYAILRQDWLSGTTTPVRWGD
- a CDS encoding cation:proton antiporter; translation: MHDFWLTATAWIALALVASLISIRLGLSIALVEIVLGVVGGNFLGLRAVEWTDFLAGAGAIVLTFLAGAEIDPESLRKDLRATLSIGAASFLFPFLGAGAFAYWVGGWDRDAALIAGIALSTTSVAVVYAVMVETGLNRTPLGKRILTACFITDLGTVVALGLLFARYNANMVVFVAALAVAVAVGPRGFGWAVQKLGKRVSEPEVKLLLLALFGLGALATLARSEAVLPAYVLGLALAGVFQGEPVLMARLRSIAFGILTPFYFLKAGMHVSLPAIAASFWLIVAFLFVKLLAKYLGVAPLTRLLAFDRREGTYTTLLMSTGLTFGSISALFGLTNGYIDREQYTVLVTAVIGSAVLPTLVAQAFFRPAVPAAVPDEAIVAEEA